A window of Cellulosimicrobium protaetiae genomic DNA:
CGCTCGTCGACCACGAGGTGCGGCGCGCGGTCGTCGTGGGCGCGGGGCAGAGCGCGGCCGAGGTCATGCTCGACCTCTACGCCCGCTTCCCCGGTGCCGAGGTCCGGTCCGTGTCGCGACGCTTCGGCTTCTCGCCGTCGGACTCCACGCCCTACGCCAACGGGGTGTTCGACCCGGGCACCGTCGACGTCTTCTATGACGCCCCGCCCGCAGGGCGCGCCCAGATCGTGGCGCACCACCGCAACACCAACTACTCGGTCGTCGCCGAGGAGACGATCCGGGCGCTGCACGAGCACGAGTACCGCGACCGCTGGCTGGGGACCGAGCGCCTGGGCTGGCACCGCTGCACCGAGGTGCTCGACCTGCGCGACGTCCCCGGCGACCGCGTCACCCTCACGCTCGCCGACAACCTCACCGAGACGACGACCCGGCTGGACGCCGACCTCGTCGTCGTCGCGACGGGCTACCGCCCGCTGGACGTGACGACGCTCCTGACGGGCGCCGGGCCGGACGATCGTGCGCTCGTCGTCCGCGACACCGCCGGGGCGCCGGACCTGCACCGCGACCACCGGGCGCGCCTCGCGGAGCCGTCGGACGCGGGCCTGTACCTCGTCGGGCAGTCCGAGCACTCGCACGGGCTCTCGTCGACGCTGCTCTCGACGCTCGGCGTCCGCGCCGGCGAGGTTCTCGGCTCCGTGCTCGCGCGCCGCGCGGCCCTCGGTGCGGGCGAGCCGGCGGACGCGGCGGTCACCGCGTCGGAGCATGCCCGGCCCGAGCCCGTGGGGGCACGGTGAGCCTGGCGACGACCGACCTCCGGGTCGGGTACGGCGGGAACGACGTGCTCCGCGGCGTCGACCTGGAGATCCTCGAGGGCGAGCTCACCGTGATCGTCGGGCCGAACGGGTGCGGGAAGTCCACCCTGCTCCTCGCGCTCGCGCGCGTGCTGCGACCGTCCTCGGGGACCGTCGAGCTCGACGGTCGTGCGGTCTCGGCGATGCCGTCGCGCGAGGTCGCGCGCCGGCTCGCGTTCCTGCCGCAGTCGCCGCTCGGTCCGGACGGCATACGCGTGCGCGACCTCGTGGCGCGCGGACGCCACCCGCACCAGGGTCTCCTGCGCCCGCTGACGGCCGAGGACCACCGCGTCGTCGACGAGGCCCTGCTCGCGACCGACACGCTCGACCTGTCGACCCGCCGCGTCAGCGAGCTCTCGGGCGGCCAGCGCCAGCGCGTGTGGATCGCCATGGCGCTCGCGCAGGAGACGCCGCTCCTGCTCCTCGACGAGCCGACGACGTTCCTCGACGTCGCGCACCAGCTCGACGTCCTCGACACGTGCGCGCGCCTGCACGACGACGGCCGGACCGTCGTCGCCGTGCTGCACGACCTCAACCTCGCGGTCCGGTACGCGACCCGGCTCGTCCTCATGAAGGACGGCGCGGTCGTCGC
This region includes:
- a CDS encoding ABC transporter ATP-binding protein, with the translated sequence MSLATTDLRVGYGGNDVLRGVDLEILEGELTVIVGPNGCGKSTLLLALARVLRPSSGTVELDGRAVSAMPSREVARRLAFLPQSPLGPDGIRVRDLVARGRHPHQGLLRPLTAEDHRVVDEALLATDTLDLSTRRVSELSGGQRQRVWIAMALAQETPLLLLDEPTTFLDVAHQLDVLDTCARLHDDGRTVVAVLHDLNLAVRYATRLVLMKDGAVVAHGRTEDVLDVALVEHVFGIRAHLVTDPEGWPLVVPARSDVLARRARPGAVAPKALPTEPLTEPLTEPLTEPLTGPLTAPPSTGGPA
- a CDS encoding lysine N(6)-hydroxylase/L-ornithine N(5)-oxygenase family protein — protein: MSNPNRTQDPHPRRPGAAVDVDLLGLGFGPSNMALAIAVEEHNAIAADPLRAVFHERQATSRWHDGMLFDDAHMQVAFAKDLVTLRNPTSDYAFLAFLHEQGRLVDFLNRGSLTPLRVEFAAYLRWAAARLGGVARYGSTVESVAPVRDGGRVVAFDVTVRDAQGPTTTRARDVVVAAGLQPRLPEGVVESARVWHNHRHLDRVALVDHEVRRAVVVGAGQSAAEVMLDLYARFPGAEVRSVSRRFGFSPSDSTPYANGVFDPGTVDVFYDAPPAGRAQIVAHHRNTNYSVVAEETIRALHEHEYRDRWLGTERLGWHRCTEVLDLRDVPGDRVTLTLADNLTETTTRLDADLVVVATGYRPLDVTTLLTGAGPDDRALVVRDTAGAPDLHRDHRARLAEPSDAGLYLVGQSEHSHGLSSTLLSTLGVRAGEVLGSVLARRAALGAGEPADAAVTASEHARPEPVGAR